A single Cyprinus carpio isolate SPL01 chromosome A20, ASM1834038v1, whole genome shotgun sequence DNA region contains:
- the LOC109054344 gene encoding UI-like — MKPVPLVLLITSVLLTTHVPLSTCRPRDLNLINNQLDDVLLNRAGDDAMSYLLLYLQRNLGAQKAADVLHLQHFSTPQLRSDNSLEELTEFSKRNDDPPISIDLTFHLLRNMIEMARIENQREQAELNRKYLDEVGK; from the coding sequence ATGAAGCCCGTCCCTTTGGTCCTgctcattacttcagtcttactGACCACCCACGTTCCGCTGAGCACCTGCCGACCCCGTGATTTAAACCTCATAAACAACCAGCTGGACGACGTGCTCTTAAACAGGGCTGGAGACGACGCCATGTCCTACCTCCTTCTGTATTTGCAAAGAAATCTAGGAGCGCAGAAGGCAGCCGATGTCCTGCATCTCCAGCACTTCTCCACGCCGCAGCTGCGCTCTGACAACAGCTTAGAGGAGCTCACGGAGTTTTCCAAACGGAACGACGATCCTCCGATCTCCATCGACCTCACCTTCCACCTGCTGAGAAACATGATCGAAATGGCGCGGATCGAGAATCAAAGGGAACAGGCGGAACTGAACCGCAAATATCTAGATGAGGTTGGGAAGTAG